The genome window ttaataaggTTAggttatgtaaataaattgtaaatcatTTAAAGTGTACAATAAGAAGAACAAAACTAACTGTAAAGAGTgaccaatttaaatgaaattttcttacaggcaaattaaacttatgtttacaatataaaaagaaattctaATACAATGCTCTCGCCtcaaactgaaatttaaaattccacATGAAAAGTAAAGTGATTTTAAGGGTCTAAGATGTAAGATTTCACGCACCTCAATCCAGGACATATTGTGCTGTTGCATTTCCTCCATTTTCTGCTTAACAGACGAATACAATTTGTTCTCAAGCTTCATGGATTGCATGTGGTTCATGTATCGATTATAATAGTGCAAATATCTGTTGAAGATTTGAATGTTAAGCATGGAATTTCTTAACTTTgcattatatgtatatactagATACTAGATACGAACCTGGCCAGTGATGAACGAAGCTTTTCCTGTGCATCGCGCGCCGCTTTCGCCTCGTCCTCGTCGTAGCGATTGCAATTATACCAGGATGAACCATGGGGCTCCCATGAGCCGAGACAGACCCAGCAGAAATCATGTTTGCAATTTTGATTCTTGCATACCATGTGATTGCAACCGCCATCCTTTTCGATGGTGACACTGCATCTGGGACACTCTTTGGTATTGGCAGCAATCCAGTTGGACGTCTCCGAATCGTCGTCACATTTCTTAATCCATTTCTTAAGCCAACGACACTGCACGGGATCGTGCCAATTTTCACCGCAGGCAAAACAGAAAACATGTCCGCATTTGCAATCAACGCGACGCGACTCCGCATATGGAACCTTAACGGCATAGGTGCAATCGACGGACGGACACCAGCGCAACAGTTGATTGCATTCAACAAAACTATTGGTGATCAACTGCTGATATTTGACCTTAACCCGTGCATCGGGCACCAAGTTGGTAACGGTCACATCATCCACCAAAATATCACAGCCGTGCGCGGCGCACGATATTTTCTGCCCGAGACCCTCTGTAACGATTTTCGTTGTCAGATATTCCCGCCAGCAGTTTAGGCAAAAACGATGACCACACTCTAAGCCGGTCATGGACTAAAAAAACGGGAAAACAAGTTTATACATTAGTtgagaaaatcaaaaattttaggAAATTATAGTCGAATCCCCGACTGTAAAATACCCGGTTAAAGTATATCGCACCCTTCGacctgctttcgtcactagcgcgaactgccgtccgcagtgatgttAATTGTATCTATGGATCTAAAATCTAATggtataatatttacatttaggCTGCtggtttaagtttaaaaaaaaattatggagAACCATATTAcatttctgattttaaaataaaagttatggaATAagagttataaaataaataaacttgaatttaccctttttatatattataaaaaatataaactttccTTTAATCTATGTTGCTGTAGCATATTTTCTTCCTATTGActttttacattaaattttggTTTCATAACTGTTATTTTCAGTGCCTGCTTAAAAGCGTTACATTTATCCGAACTTGATGCCATCAAGTTTTATAGttgattataataaaagagAATCTTTACCACGAACAAAAATTCGCTTTATGAACAAATGAGGGTGAggcaacattttgaaaataattttgaaattttgaaaagactttgaaaacatttttgtgaCCATAGTCTTCGACTAGTGAATACCTAAGAACCTAGCTCTTACGTATAAGTACTGTAAATTGGATAGAACCGGAGGCGGAAAGAGACGTGGCCAAAATATAAGAGTAACTTGAACTGCTTGGGGTTCACAAGTCTGTGTAGAACATTTGATTGCTCTATATCTTATAGATTCTGAGATTAAGATGTTTATATAGGCGGACAGAGTAGAATATTTTCTTGAACTCTACAGGTAACGAATATAAATGTAGATATATGTagttatgtgtatgtgtatgcatcTTACATCTGGCGGCAATAGTGAGAAGCAAATCTCGCACTCCTCGCACTGGCTCCGTGTGGTCTGtcagatagagagaaagaaggAAGGAGAGAGTGTTAGAGTGGGTAAGCATGAAGCTGCGTATATCATTTTACGTACCTTTTGCTGCACGGACTCGGCTGGCTTGTTAAACGGATTTATGACGTGTGCGCATTTGAAGAACTCTTCTGTATTATCATCGATGCCATCAAAGTATTTCTCCAGCAGCTTCTCCTTGTCCCACTTGAATTGATTCAGCAGTATTCTTGTTATGGGCGTGGATAACTACAAGCAAAATAAAGCAAGATACACAGattgagagaaagagacaaagaAAATGAGAAACTATGTGGTAGTCTAGCAGAGCAgtattaaaatcaaactaTGATTAATACTTGTACTCTTTACTTATCATCTACTATTTATATACAGTATGACAAGTAATTATCttaacacagaaaaaaatattaatttaaatatgtatgctccgttaaaaatagtttaacttAATGACTCTCatcatttctcattttattgAACATATTCTAAGAAACATGAGTAACTATTgtgaaataagaaaaaataataaggaaaagaaaataagaatagaaattattttgcgaacttaaacataatttatttttttctttgtcagAACAACAACTTGTCATACTGTGTAAACAGTTGGAcaagtatttgttttgacaaagaaaaacaatacatatatttgtcaattatttttaaaaatatttaaacacaatgaaaattaaataatcagatataaaaatcaagaaaaggATTTTTTCTTTGCGAACTGAAATcggtaatatttttaatttgaaaaatagttaaactgaattaatcttattatttgttattttgaaaatgataTAAGAACAATAAGCAACAATAATGGAAATATAAcaagttttaatatttggcaattcgtttttttctttttttttttgccaaatcaATTTCTtgatatactttttttttatatatgactCACCTTTAGCACACGATTAACCTCATCGATTATCTCTCGTTGATACTGCACTATCTCATCTGTGGTTAGCACCTTATATAGATGGTCATCAGTATCCAATTGCCGTTCTGTCGAACTGGGCATATCCACTTCCATTGCAAAATCATCATCGCCATCATCGCCAGATGATACATTGCCGGAGTCAACGTTGTCCAAGaaatcgttatcgttatccgAGTCCATAACTGCTATTGCCTTCCTTTTGACTAACTTTTTTGTGCTGGTGTGTGTATGCGTCTGAGGGGTCTATTGGGGGCAGGTAGGAAGTCGATTTGGATGCTGTTTTCGATTGATTGCTTGCCTGTCTGTCTACCTCTCACTCTTGCTCACGCTCACGCACAAGCTCTCGCTCACGTTTCTCTGACTGCTGTGgagatttttttgttcttttttgcTGAGGCTGTCtacgttgttgctgttgttgttgttgctcctctcTTCTTACTTTACGCGCGCTTCACTTCTCACTGGTTGATTATGCTGTTACTGCGTATTTTGCACTagttgaaataaatgtaaaattttttataatatgcatatgtaaagtagttacacacacacacacacaacagtaGCATAATTATTACAtagacagcaacagcaacgggcGACGTCACTTGACCTTCGTCGTTTCTTTGGGGGCTTGAGCAAAGAAAATCACCTGCTTTTGAAAAGCATTGCCCTTGTTTTTCTTATAACTATTACACttatatgcacacacacacacacacacacacacacacaaactcaagccaattgtgaaatttgtttttattttatgtaatttaatgTACACATgcatttatatgcatttattattatgtacatatgtattttgtagCAAACAGCTGTGCATTAGTGCTGGGACCGATATTTTTATACGATTTAaatcgatatttattttttattctttgggggaaaatatcgatttttcaaaaaaaaaaagatttaactgctataattttaaacttaaaaatttcaagctagaattttgaaaattgttgcagaatttttgttagttaCAAAACTTCTCCCCTTAAGGCAATCATAAAAACTTCACCTTTATCTTATCTAATTTCgacttaaaaatgttttttaaattgttaattgttaaattgttaagtTAAGTAAAGAGCAAATTGCTATTGAGGTGTAAAGTGATTGCGAATGAACGTTGCTGAATtgaaatgcaataattttgcaattaattaatagttTGATGAACATTCAAAATTCGAGATTTGCTAAATTaaaggtaaacattttaatgaagtttgTCGAGAAGTtgcaaattttatcaaaaagaaAATCCCAAAATTAACAGTTCTAAAACATATCtgcgaaaatttaaaaaactccaacttttaaattaagaaaaattataaaataggtaaatattttctttttacctTAAATGATGCAacttgccagatcggaaaattttgCTGAGTGGCAACTTTTTGGGCCAAAACAGTGTTTCACACCAGGGTTGCCAACTTATTAGAGGataaaaatagctgtttctggttGGAAAGCatcttaaatttgtttttgtgtgcacTTTTGcagttttagaaaaaatattactaGCAAAACATAgctaaaaacatatttaaaataaccaGATCTCctgctaatagcaattttaaaatttgtctagcaaacgaactttgaaaatatccagaattagctataaaatagttgGCAACAGTACCTGCTAGCatcttcattgttgttgctgttctattttgcttttgtagttgtagttgttatgcAGCccaatttacaaataaaaaaacttttctaataGCTTTtgtaacaacagcagctgaacCCTGAGACGCTGTAGATTCCAATTGCCTTATGCCTTAAAATGCactatttcttttgtttgtgttggACCTTTCTACTTCgtctttgtttttgctttgctatatacatatatgtacatatacatatatatgtatctacatatatatacatgtttgtacatacatacatatgtatttcaatTCAATGGCGCTGCAAGACTGCAAAATTAAAacgccataaaaaaaaaaaaagagtccAAGTAAATGAGACTGCACAGAAGCAAAGGCCACAGTggacacaacacaacacagcaCTCACTTATACGTATATTTGATTGTttgtatgcacatacatatgtgcatgTCTTTTATGCACACATATGCAAGCTTTGTACACGTTTGTGTGTTGCTATTTTCCAATTGGACCACAATGGCTTTTAACCAAAAATGTCGtgggttttcatttttttttttttttttggggaaataagtttaaatagcaataacaacaaatacatcGCACATTACACATACATTCACAAGAATTATACACAATTATGTggccatacatacatacaaatgtatatagtCCACACACGTATGACACAAAATCAAGGCAACACacattaatatacatatatacacacatacatccaCAACACatacaacagctgcagcagctcaCTTTTCTTATGACTTTTACACACTTCTCCCGTTTCCGTTCGACATTAAACTTATGAACGTCACTTTAGGTggattttttcatacttttatttactttttatattaattgtaaCAAACAATATTGCGTTTAGAGTAGAGTTGTCGTTCGGATCAAGTTCGTTTGAACTAATCACTAAATTGAACGAACGAACTAAATCCCTGATTGGaggtcatttagttcagtTGATCAGAATCGAATGATTCCAGAAAAAATGTTACCGTTTATTTGAGCGTCTGGCAAACTTGAATTCGtaatatctaatttttttatttttgacttatttacaaaaagaatatttcttcggtaatttttctaaatattgaAGCTatgattgaaaaaagttttgcagccttggttcaCACAAAACGTGGGGTAGGCTTGGTTCCAGAAACGGGtcagttatttattatttggaatatttgttagaatttcaaatttttgacttaggattaattattttgcaactTCACTCCTAGCGGTGACGAGCTTACAAAGGTAATATAAATGATAACGTTTTTGTCTTATTTggaattgtaaaatttaataataaaaaataacaactttattttttttttgtaaattgcgCACTATGAAAACACTAAGCTTCGTCAGAGTGTGGCGGTCGGGCGATAGAGATGAAATGTTGATACTAGGTATATAATATCGATATGATATTTAATCGTTTGATGACCACATTGTGTCAGTGCTAAGTTATGACGCAAAGGCAGCTAAGACACACACCAAACGTGAGTCAGCAACTGTGCGCAGCCGACTTCACGTCAGTTCCGCTAATGCAGCCAACTTCATGcgagtttaaaatttaacggTTTCAAAATGGCCGACAAGAGATGTACATTAAAAGCttacagaataaatttaattaaaactaaatatttattgtattctaTAACTGCAGTTTACTTCTTTGCTGCTTTTATTCATGTCATGTCGATGTGCCAAACGCCTTTTGTCCAGCTTTCATGAAAGGAAAAGAGACAGAAGCATATATCCCTCTACTTTATGATCATCAAAGGGAATGAGATAGAACGATAGTCAGTCCCTTTCTATTGCATGGTAAACAAGCGCCAAAATACCCAACTTCCCATtaacgaaaacaaaacacattttttcaaattcagttcttaaataaatatttctttattttgagcAATATAATTGGAATGTACTTGTTAAGGCGCGTAAGACGTTACAATTAactattttgaattaatttgctttattttttctaagcACGTAAAACGTTttcatttatctttttttatatatattttcattttcatttttttttttttttgtaacattttacatgcctttttttttattctttcgtGTAGCTCGTATTCTCGGCTTGTAAAACGTTACCATCCTACTTGGcattattattcatttgttttttctttcttcttttttttgtatatatatttttgtccCGCTTTTTTTCGTGTTATTTTCTCCGGATGACAGACATTCATCCGGCCTACAACACTAAAATCTGCTTATCAAacaatcttttttttcatttttttttggttttgatatAATATCTAGATCGTATAACACTCagatttcatatatttttttaaatcttttgcCGTCTAATTTTCTAGCTTCGGAAATCGGTTTGCACACATGTCTTGGCGCGCAAACCGATTTCTGAAGCTAATACGAAAGTTATTTTACCCTTATTGTGAGCACCTCAGTTATCTACAATGGGAATAGAGGTaagaaaatacataattattaacTTGCAACGTGTCAACACAAAGTGTCATTTAAGAATTTTGCGTTTCTattgcacgcacacacacaaacacacacacacactcgcgcGTATTTTagccaattttattttggctttCATTTTTGACCatcacaaatttatatttttcgcaGCATCAATTCATCGCTTACTTTGTAAGTAACTGCAACGTGTGCTTCAATGGATaactgaaattcaaatttataaaaaccaaTTATTAATAGGTCACCTCCATTTTgtatttcacacacacacagacacacacgtGCATCGGGTGTATGCATTACGAACTTACCATTTGACATCTGACTGTACCGCCAAAAAAGTCAcggctttaatttttattaagttccCTAATACAGACATGAACTTTCTTCTcgaattgttatttaataaaaataatatggcGCAAttctccaaaaaaaaaataagttaaaaatgatgtgtgtgtgtgtgtgtatactaaaaattattgactttatgtgtgcgtgtgtgtatacGTTTAATAAAACGACAAAATTAAGGgtgaacaaattaaataagtaagcACAATAATTTGTGTCCGTTCTTGCCTTTCTCTCCTATCAATCTGAAACAACGTCCCGTTCATGATCAGACTTGTGATGGCCTGGCAGAGTAGAGTTGTAGCAAATCGTTCGGATTAAGTTCAAATGAACTAATTACTAAAGTGAACGAGCGAACTAGTTCATTGCCATTAATTTAAACGTCTGGCAGCCTTGAATAAGTTAACGTTTGAATGTCTGGCAGCCTTATAAAGTATctagataattttttatttagcccCTTTTCTAAAAAAGGATCCGttggtaatttttataatttttgtagctAGAAATTTGAGAATgcttgcagaatttttgttatcaGTTTGTATATGTTATGTAGAGTTATATTAGCAAATTCTCCCCCCGTTGTCCCGTAAGTTGGTGAACCGCAGAAGAGTATGTagattttatagaaaaaatcgacaactctaATTGAactctgcatcaaaatttgaaaatttaatttttttcctttgctgtccatttttttcatactttttccTTTACACTTATTCAAAAACCCAAAACTGTCAAAACTAAATCCAGAACCGTTAACTGAAACTATCCGTTTCATTTAAAGTACCGGAacagtttattttctttatgtttattattttgctttatattaaaaaataacttaaaatttcagtaaggtttatttctataaaaaacatGCAAATGTAGCTGATTGTTAGATTGATTGTTACTAagtcaaaggtttgaccaacttcaaactttctgATTTTGTCAAACTCGACAGATTTGCAAGCGGAGTGTCAATTTGTCAATGGGTTGGCCTTTAGTTCActctgcttttaaatttttgaagagAGCTaaccttttgttttttttcttttaattcaagattttaaatctcaagctttaacttttaatcaactaatCAAGGTGAcgtaagttaaaaaaaattacctttATTTAATCCATTctctaaataaaattgtgaaattcttATATATGCATAAAGAATTTCCTTGAAGTGAATTTAAAATGCGCGCAGTTTCGCTTTCAAAGAGTGGACTAAACTATCGAGCACCTTGAATAGCACCACTTTCGATAGTTTTGTAACTCTGTGGTACAATCGATGTCAGAAGCAAAATAAcgcgagaaaaaaaaacagaaattaaaagtaaaaaacccTTTTAGACTTTTGTTCGTTGTGGAAAGAAAATCGTCAACGTAGACGCAAATCAAATGCAGCACGGTTGTTTAGCAGTTCCGACCGGCTATCAAATGATTCATCCGCAATATAAACTAGTTTCGTTCACACACAGCTCATATTGATGAGCCGTTCAAatgaactggaactggaacaaaaagaatagaagaaagaaaacaaacagctGCGatacagcagcaaaaaaaaaatacaagcctacaaagaagaaaaatagaaacatGACCGTTTCCAACACCGTGGACCAATATACGATCATGTCCGGGGATCGTTCAAAGATAAAAGATTTGCTTTGCAATCGTCTGACAGAATGTGGCTGGCGGGATGAGGTGCGATTACTCTGCCGCAATATATTGCTAGAGaaaagcggcaacaacagcgtcACCGTGGAGCAACTAATATCTGAAGTAACACCCAAGGCGCGTACGCTGGTTCCCGATGCGGTGAAAAAGGAGCTGCTGATGAAGATTCGCACCATACTGGCTGAAAACGAGTCAGACAActcgaattaaattaaatttaattgcttataGTATTAAGTCTACATTTCTACATGTTCGTTTCgtcatttttatcatcatTTGTCAATAAACTATATACAAAGTGGACAGTCTGTGCACGGGGAATGCCAGGGAGGGGAGGGAGGTGGAATGCCTTCAGATGGGACAAACAGAACCGTTACTAATGTACTGATAACTGCCGGATGCATCCGATGTCGTTTGTTGTGTGCCCTCCTCCATAAGCTCCATTGGTGAATCCAATGCCACAACAACATTCTCACCAGCTGCAATGATCatatctgttgttgttgttgtcgtcgtgaCTGTGGACTTGACAgtggcggcagcagcagctgttccACCTCCTCCTTCTCCCCCTCTTCCTTCAGCGTTGTTAACACTGGGCTGTGTGTACTTGCGCACCCATTCATTGGGATGCATCTTCTTCTTGTGATTGTGCATGTTGGCATGCGACTTGAAAGTGCGCGGGCAAAATGGACATGAATACAGATCGATGCCCGTGTGCGTGGCCATGTGCTCCTGCGAAAAGAGTATTGTTTATTCATTATGATGATTAATATTCTCAAACactgaaaattaaagaaaaaaacttgtttagctattactgccgttctacttgtccgatcttgctgcgattaagcgtattatcttaaaaaatgggtgtggtggcttttcgcgatttgcggagGCGGGAGAGAGCgtgacaacaatttaaaacaaacttgacctctGTGTGTTTAATTTGGtggctctatctcttatagtctctgagatctaggcgctcacacggacggacagacacatatggctatatcgactcggctgttgttgctgatcaagaatatttgtACTTTATAGGCTCGGAGATgactccttctccctgttacatacatgccaacgaacacaatatacccttttccTTATGTTTTAAGGgacgggtataaaaaaggtcttcatttaatttagtttaaacacctttaaaaacgaaaaacaaagttatttaaaacatttaaaaatatgtaacaaatatactttttatatattaatacgctgattttaaccaaatatggtcTGCCTGTATGAAATGTCATTTAACTGCTAacttcttaatttaaaaaaaattgtctggAATGGTATTTATTACACAACTCGTGAGTTTTGATGAAATATCTCTAAAAAGAAggattttcttataaaatctaaattttcaAACGATCATTCCATGaaaactatatgatatagtaattagATTGCAAAGAAATTTGGTCAGGaataaatacacaatctgtTAATTAAGATTTCTCATGACACTGCTTAGATTAACATTGATTTTAGAATGATCATTTCCATGACAGCTATGTATATTAGAGTgcatagaattaaaaaaataattgttaccCACAAAAATAACCAtggctataaaataaatttctagttCCCGCTTTTTAACTTCGCGCAATCTGATTTCGGTTTGATCGTTCTCAAGccaactatataatatagtaatcCTATGCAGCCTATAAGAAGTTTACAAGCAGAGACACCACTTTGATTGAAAACAGACTGACAACAGatcatgaatatatatattttatggagTCTTCTTGAATGCGTCACACATTATGcgacaaatttataataccaTCTGCAAGAATATACTACACAAACTAGATTTAAAAGATCGCTCTCTATCTCTTGTCTCT of Drosophila innubila isolate TH190305 chromosome X, UK_Dinn_1.0, whole genome shotgun sequence contains these proteins:
- the LOC117792343 gene encoding E3 ubiquitin-protein ligase ariadne-1 — encoded protein: MDSDNDNDFLDNVDSGNVSSGDDGDDDFAMEVDMPSSTERQLDTDDHLYKVLTTDEIVQYQREIIDEVNRVLKLSTPITRILLNQFKWDKEKLLEKYFDGIDDNTEEFFKCAHVINPFNKPAESVQQKTTRSQCEECEICFSLLPPDSMTGLECGHRFCLNCWREYLTTKIVTEGLGQKISCAAHGCDILVDDVTVTNLVPDARVKVKYQQLITNSFVECNQLLRWCPSVDCTYAVKVPYAESRRVDCKCGHVFCFACGENWHDPVQCRWLKKWIKKCDDDSETSNWIAANTKECPRCSVTIEKDGGCNHMVCKNQNCKHDFCWVCLGSWEPHGSSWYNCNRYDEDEAKAARDAQEKLRSSLARYLHYYNRYMNHMQSMKLENKLYSSVKQKMEEMQQHNMSWIEVQFLKKAVDILCQCRQTLMYTYVFAYYLKKNNQSMIFEDNQKDLESATEKLSEYLERDITSENLADIKQKVQDKYRYCEKRCTVLLNHVHEGYEKDWWDYTE
- the LOC117793469 gene encoding enhancer of yellow 2 transcription factor, translating into MNWNWNKKNRRKKTNSCDTAAKKKYKPTKKKNRNMTVSNTVDQYTIMSGDRSKIKDLLCNRLTECGWRDEVRLLCRNILLEKSGNNSVTVEQLISEVTPKARTLVPDAVKKELLMKIRTILAENESDNSN